In Salinibaculum sp. SYNS191, the genomic window CCGACGACGACGAGGTATTCGCAGTCGTGACAGACATGCTGGGGGCGAATCGCGTGAAAGTACGGTGTATGGACGGCGTCGAGCGGACGGCGCGCATCCCCGGGAAGATGCAGAAACGCATCTGGATTCGCGAGGACGACGTGGTGCTGGTGGACCCGTGGGACTGGCAGGACGAGAAGGCGGACATCACGTGGCGCTACGAGAAGCAGGAGGCCGACCAGTTGCGCGACGAGGGCCACATCCAGAGCTAACCGCCGTCGGGAGGCACCCACCTTTTGGTCGTTCGTCTCGTACCCGGACGTAGATGACAGGGGACTTCGGGCTGGTAGCCCCAGAGGAGGCCGACGCTCCCGGCGACGAGTGGGAGGAAATCGACTACGCCGACACCGAGGCCGACCGCATCGCGCGCAAGCGCGACCGGGAGTTCAGCGAGTTCCGCGAGCGCATCAAGGACGCGGAGCAGTTCAAAGTCTCCGAGAGCGTCTTCGACGACGCCACCTACGGCGCGCTCTACAAACTGGTCCAGGACGGCTACATCGACGCCTTCGGCGGCCCCATCTCGACGGGCAAGGAGGCCAACGTCTACACCGCACTCGGCGGCGAGCAGGCCAGCGTCGAACTCGACGCGGACCCCGAGGAACGCCACGAGGTCGCCGTCAAGATATACCGCATCAACGCCTCCGACTTCCGCGAGATGGGCGACTACCTGGAGGGGGACCCCCGCTTCGAGACGCTGGGACACGACAAGAAGTCCATCGTGATGGCGTGGGTCCGCAAGGAGTTCGCGAACCTCCGGCGCGCGCGGAAAGCCGGCGTGCGCGTCCCCGTCCCCATCGCCGTCGAGCGCAACGTCCTCGTGATGGAGTACATCGGGACCGACACCGGCCGCGCGAAGCGACTGGGCGAGGTCCACATCGAGAACCCCGAGACGGCCTACGAAGTCGTCCGCGAGTACATGTGCCGGCTCTACGACGCCGGCCTCGTCCACGGCGACCTCTCGGAGTACAACATCGTCGTCGAGGACTCCCAGTTGTACATCATCGACCTCGGCCAGGCGATGACCGTCCACCACCCGAACCACGAGGACTTTCTCGAACGCGACTGCGAGAACGTGGCGAACTTCTTCGCCCGCCAGGGCGTCGACACCGACGGCGACCAGTTGCTGGCGTACGTCCACGACCACGGCGACCCGGAGAACGGCGAGTGAGGAGTCGCCGTCCACTCCGGTGACAGAATCCTTAAGTAACGAGGCTGTCACCCTCGACGCATGTCGACAGACACGACGAGCATCGAGGCCGCAGGGATGCGATTCGAGGGAATGCAGTTGGTCGTCCTCGTCGGGGCAGCGCTGGCAATCGTCGGCGCGTTCCTGACGTGGGTGTCCATCGGTAGCGGCAGCCTGGGGACGGCCGGCGGGTCGGCGTCGGCGAGCGGCATCGCGATGTTCGGGGACGTCAGCCCCATCTTCAACGGCGTCGTCACCGCGGTGCTGGCGGTCGTCTGTGCCGCACTCGCCGCGACAGGCTTCGAGCGGGAGAACGCACAGACCGCCGCGGTCGTCCTGGGCGTGCTCGTCACCGTCCTCGCTGGCGTCTACGTCGTCGCGCCGAACATCCCGCTGGGCGGCGGGCCCGGGGCACAGCTCGTCGGTGCGTTGCTCCAGCCCGGCCTCGGCCTCTGGCTGACGGTGCTCGGCGGCGTCGGCATGGCCGGCGGCGGGCTGGCCGCGTACTACGGCTGAGACGAAGCCCGGAGCGACTCGACTGTGACTGACTACTCCCGGTCCAGTTCCGTCTCGCGGGAGCGGCGCGTCCCCTCCTCGACGTCCTCCAGCGTCTCCGTTTCGAGCAGTCGCTCCAGTTTCCGCTCGAACTGCTCGTCGGTGAGTTCGCCGCGGGCGTACCGCGAGCGGAGCTGCTGCAGGGCGTCGTCTGCCTCGCTGTGGCTCGCCTCCGTCTCCTCCTCGATACCCTCGACGTCGTCGTCCCACCACTCCGCGACGTCGGACTCGTCACCGAACAGGAGCGCGGTGACGGGGACGAGGACGATGTAGCCAAAGAGCATGAAGCCGAGCCACCAGTCGAAATCGAGGAAGAGGGCTGCCATCCAGATGCCGGTCACGAGCACCGAGACGATGCCGGTGAGGTTCTCGCGGGCGCGACGGCGGGGGCTGCTCATGGGCGGTGGTGAGAGCGGAGAGGAGTATAAAACCGGGCGTCGCGGGGGCGACGACGAAGAACTTTAAGTCCGCAACCGCGTACAGGTGGTATAGTTATGCAGCACGTGAAGGTCCCCGACGACCGCATCGGTGTTCTCATCGGGGCGGGCGGCGAGACGATGCGCGAAATCGAGGAGAGCGCGGAGGTCCGCCTCGACATCGACTCCGAGAGCGGCAAGGTCAGCATCGAGAAGGTCGGCGACCCCATCA contains:
- the eif1A gene encoding translation initiation factor eIF-1A — translated: MSDNDGRKDLRMPDDDEVFAVVTDMLGANRVKVRCMDGVERTARIPGKMQKRIWIREDDVVLVDPWDWQDEKADITWRYEKQEADQLRDEGHIQS
- the rio1 gene encoding serine/threonine-protein kinase Rio1, which codes for MTGDFGLVAPEEADAPGDEWEEIDYADTEADRIARKRDREFSEFRERIKDAEQFKVSESVFDDATYGALYKLVQDGYIDAFGGPISTGKEANVYTALGGEQASVELDADPEERHEVAVKIYRINASDFREMGDYLEGDPRFETLGHDKKSIVMAWVRKEFANLRRARKAGVRVPVPIAVERNVLVMEYIGTDTGRAKRLGEVHIENPETAYEVVREYMCRLYDAGLVHGDLSEYNIVVEDSQLYIIDLGQAMTVHHPNHEDFLERDCENVANFFARQGVDTDGDQLLAYVHDHGDPENGE
- a CDS encoding SHOCT domain-containing protein; the protein is MSSPRRRARENLTGIVSVLVTGIWMAALFLDFDWWLGFMLFGYIVLVPVTALLFGDESDVAEWWDDDVEGIEEETEASHSEADDALQQLRSRYARGELTDEQFERKLERLLETETLEDVEEGTRRSRETELDRE